The Seriola aureovittata isolate HTS-2021-v1 ecotype China chromosome 7, ASM2101889v1, whole genome shotgun sequence genome includes the window aataGTTTTAGCGAGTTTTGTTGCCAATATGTAAAATAGACTTCAAAGAAGTTGTTTTAATCTACTGGTATGTTGTATAGTATGATTATTCGTCTACTATTGacaattttgtaattttctgttaattttcCTGTGTTCatcatgggttttttttttatattgataaGTATCTTGTACAGACACTCAAAAGATTAGTAATTGAATATCATTTTCACAACCCTAGGATGTTACTTTTCTTAATAAATTTGAGTTGATTCGTTCAATTCAGAAGTAAAGTCAACTAGAAAATCATTTTGCATGTCTTGTTTACAATTTCTGTATACTGTGGGGAAAGCTAACGGAAAGGAGCCCAAGACATGTTGGCTCTTTACGAAAAGCCACACCTCATTTAACCAAAACAGTTGATTTAAGAAGTTCCACTTACCCGTATTAGAGCTGAGATGAAGGTGTGTCACCTTAAATCACAGACCGTAGTCACAGTAGAAATCTGCATGGAGTCTGCTAGTTCTCCCTGCGTCTGTGTAGGGTTCCTCCAGTCTAAGATGAGCAGGTTAAAAGAAAACCTTaaactgtgtttacactgtttgCTAGGCCTATGACAGACTGGCAACACATCAGGGTGCAGCCAGCCTCTCACTCAGTGTATGCTGGTATAGGCTCCAGACCTTAAACAGGATCAGCAGGTACAGAAAATAGATGGGAGTTGGAAACAGATTAATTTTCAGATTGGTTTTCTGCCTTCATTTGCCCTAAAATACCATATGAAATACAGTGgcctttttcatttatttcatctcatttacctgaaagacattaaaaaatagatttaatgGTGAAAACTCCCACAGTCATGGTCCAAGATGATCTTTGGTTTGGGTTTTCATTTCAATTGCAAAcccaaaataaaattttaattttcaaagagATTTCTATGAAAATACATAAAGCTACATTTAAAGATAAATTTAAAGTACTTTGCATGGATTAACACTGATTCAAACATAATCTTCATACAAACAGGTAATCCTAACCATATCAATCAAACAATTACTAATGTAGGTGTAAAGTGTAATGAGATGGAGGACTGGTGGTGCAGAAAATACTCCCTCACTCTTGATGGATCATAAGTGTTGTCCCACAATGCGCCTTAGCGGGTTAGTTTCAGGAATTCTGAGTCGTATCAGGGAGAGTAATCCTGGTTTCTGAAAGAGGGATATTTCTCTGATCCTTATTCTGGTTCAATTAACTGGCTGAGACCTCTGTCTGGGATACCTCTCAGCAGGTACACAATTTCATAGGTGCAGCGTAAACCTAATGATATGGGATTTTTGGTATAGTCACCATATCATGTACTTCtctaaagaaaatgtaaaacaaaaaaaaggtattgTGAAACGGTCCCAGTGATCTGCCCCACTACTGAATGGTAGCAGGCAAGTTTTCAATGCCAGTGACTCTCATCCCATCCAGTAGTGCCTGCCAGTGACAAGCAAAATCCTGATGTGTTGGACCAGATCAGGAAACATGGACCTGAGCGCAGCCCTGTCATTCTCTtaagaaaggaggaagaaaattgCTCACTTGTTGGGTAACAGAAACAGTCACTCCACTCAATAAACCAGTACTAATTGAAAATGTACTTCTTTGCAAAATACTTCTTGAAATAGATGTAGTCTGTCCAGCAGAGCTAAACCAGGTAAGTTCACAGTTATTATCTTTCACTGTCATAAGATTGACTGTGTTATTCCCTTTAAAGGAAGTCATTGTCAAGATGGGTTTCATtcagctaatttttttttttttttttttttgcagattgtTAGGGAAGTACCCAAAGACCAAGCTTCCAACTTCATGGATGGATTACACAATCAAGTGTCTAACTCTGAGAAGAACTGGCAGTAACATGGTCCACAACTTTAAACACCTTAATACCTGTCAGATCAGCAGATCCccagaagaaaatgcaaatgagatgTGGGGGTAGTTTGGAAAAGTAAATAACATGAGTGCCATCTCCATATCCTGAAAATGTAGATATGGTTCATAAAGAGTATCACTGTATGGGAAAACCTTCTGGCATCTCAagtcaaatgaaaacagctgttagtCAGAGGAAGGCCCATTGCCAATATCAGAGCACATATTCTTGGCAAGCTGGCTTAGCTTTGCCAAATCAAAACACAGGTCCTGTGACAAATTATGTCAGCCACAATTTTCAGTCTCATCTCACCCCAGCAGCgcttgtgttgtttgtcttaattcaaataaatagtCAGAGCAGAGGCAATGTTAGACAGTGTGTGTTCTGGACAACATtgtgacctgtgtgtttgtaagggGCAGCTTAAGATAATGTTGCCATTGAAACTGACTGAACCTTCTGTACTTCAAGTTAAGGAAGCAGGCCAATAACTTgatcaatttttttgccattttgatCTCTCTGGTTTGGACAGTGCCTGACTATTGAATACACATGTATTTCTGGAcagacatttttacaaaatCAAGGCCCACACTCAAGTCTGAAAGTAAACCACATGAACCCAGGTCCAGATTTACAGCCCAGGCCACAGTTACTGCCCCAAACAAGATCCTGATGTAGTTCCAGGGGTGAGGTTTGACTTTGATTCAAATATACTATGGCCCAGGATACAAGAAAAATGCATATATAACTTTTTTGTGAGTTACAGCTTTTCTTGGACTTTTCCATTGGACAATTAGATGTCATCCTTGAACTGTGTGCTGAATCTCCTGGGTCTCTTTCCAGTTGACTGATGTCCAAGAAGGTGCCTGGGGGCATCATCCTTAGGTACCCAAACAATAAGTGTAGTGGAAAATAGAGTGCAAATAAAGTTCAAAAGAGTGCAACTAGGGGTCAGCACTCACAGCAGCGTTATAGGCCTCTCTCAGAACCCAAAACAGTTCTTCCTGTACCTTTTCAAGGTCATTTACCAAATATGGAGTTGTGATTCTCCTATGTTTTGTGTCAAGTTAACATCTATTCCCCCTGTTTCTCAGAGATGTCACAACTTGGTGAGATGCACCTGTGTGAGATAGGTATGCCAGTCTGAGAGAAAGCGGCTCTCAGCCTTTGACATCCTATGTGCTTATGTGTCTTTTAATGCTTCTTACATTCCATGTCACTGGTTTTAGCTCACTTGCAAGTGGGATGAATACATTCACAGAACACTTTCTCTTGAGTGAGTCCATTATTTTCAGAAGTTCCCACCACAATCAGCTATTTGCAGTGTGATTTATTCTAAATGTGTCCAAATATAATGACCACAAGTGAAGGTTGgtgcagtcagtcagtaaatCAAGAGCTTTGCTTAACGCATCTGGTCTCTCCTCACCACCACAGTTAATGATACTGTGACTGCCTCACTGAACCTGCTGCTGAATGGCAGTCACTCTTGCAAAAGACACCCTCAGTCATGAATGACACCTTAAGATACCTGAACTTGAGGCAGCTGCTCCGTACAGCCAACTGCTTTTCTAACCATATTGGCTAAGGCAGTCAAGGCTGAATCCCCAGCTGGGCAAATGGACAAGTGCATCAAGCCCCCAGACCCTCAGGGGGTTCACCATATGGCCGATAGTCGGTTAGAATTTAATAAACTGCTAATTAAGTTTGTCACTGTGTGCACCACTAAAGCATATTATAAGCTGAAATTAAGGTGACACCTAAAATGAGGTCCCAATTTTATAGGGATCCTCAGTTAAAATTTAATCAACTCTAATGTTATAATTACTAATTGGAGGccaatgttttctgtgtctgcagTCACAAGGGTATGCATGATGTAAATTTCTTCATTTGCCAAAGTCTGCAAGGATCCGCACCCCAACCTGTGTGTACGTCTGCAACCCAAAAAATGTTTCGTCCATCATACGCATGTACATTTCCAATTCTTGTTTCTATCCTTGTTAAGTGGTCACAcatactgtttcctttttttgacttttgttaTGATACTCAgccaaataaaacaagcaaaggAGCTCTTCTTGCTGTCAGAGTATCAAGTTTTCTAATGCACATGTGTGGAATGTGTCTGCATACGCATGTCCTGTCTTGGAATATGATCAGAGTTTAAGACATCGCTTGGGAGAAAATGGAACCTCTTGCCCTGGAGACCCCTGGCTGGTTAATCAGGAACTGTTAATGTAGTAAGCATTAGTTGGATAAAGTGCAGTTTATATTTACCAAATGGACAGTGCAAAGTCCAGGGTCATTAATGTCAAATTTGTATTAATTATCCTCATTTGTGCCTGAACATTACCCTTcccaaaataataatacatcatcAGTACATTGACTAACTAAGGTCTGGACCCTCTTGGCACCAGGTAGgcagcacacacagagcacacataATTTTAGACATAATAGGTAAAGAGGTAAGGTAGGTAACAGTAATTGctgaacataaaaaaatctgcattaTTTATAGGagttaaatgaattaaaaaggcTAAAGTTTATGTGGGACAGATCGCCTTACATGACCTGCATTTCCGACGGTGGCCACAGCGCCAAATCAGAGCGCGCCTTGAGCGCACCGCAGGCACAGCAGCGCACAAACCTGGCGCTGTCCTGGACGGCACGGGTTAACTGCGCCTGCGCTATGTAGACCGACAGTGTCGCTCCGCGCctactgcagctgcagctcttggTGCTCTTCCTCCTGGCACAGCATCACGTTTGTACACCACAAAGCTGTGCTGAGCCCTGTTTCCCTCGAGAGTTTCTGCTTCTGCATGGACAGATGCGTGCCCAGCCATTTTTCCTCCTCCCGCTCAGCCATTGTGGCTCCTCTGCGAAGGACATCGTTCAGGCTCCTGTGGCTGGTGAGTACGTGAAGATATGAGCGGTTGGTTAttgtgcagcaacagcagcttcatAGGTCATGgtagctagcttgctaacgtTAGTTGTCCCTTTCTCCGGCCTTCCGCAGGAACGTGGCCGACCACCTCCCCCTGGTTAGTTTTCACTCGCAACCCATCTGTGATATGTGGACAAGACTGAAAGAGGCTATGTATATGTGGTAGGGTCAGATGCCAAGCTAGGAAGCATGTGTTGGATCAATGGAGCCCATGTGGGAAGCTCGTTAGCCTGAGACTGGAGCTTGTTAAAAcgatactgtgtgtgtgtgtgtgtaaggatagactattattatttttgttcaaCAATATTGCTATGTTGGCTCGCAGTGTGCTTAGCATTAGCAAGCTAGCATACCCCCCAATGTCTACTGAGGGTggctgttttttcctttcttcttttccttgcaACGGTGTCGTTCCTGCGTGTGGTTTAAGGTCCACCTGATGTTCGGTGGCTTACTGAGCTCGGTGTCATTTCCCTAGTCAAATAATACAAGCTGTACGTAAACCACTCCTCCTCATGCATCTGAACCTCAATTGTTCAGGTTTAGAGACTTAAGTGTATGTCTGTTGTCGGACAGCAAGTTTACAACTATGAAATAATACTGAATAATTAAGAGAGGGGTCCAAATATGACCTAAAATGggtgatgtttttaaaagaggTTAACCTTTAATCGGACTGTGTAATGAATGTATGTGTGGTGCAtgtgaagaagctgaagaacaCTTTACAGTTAATATGAATACATGTATGAGAGCTATTTAACCTGTCTCTCAGAATTTAAAGTCACACATGGATGTTCTTCAACTGTCTTCGGTTTACATATTGTGGTATAAGACATATCTGTGCAACaggtcatttttatttcacctcaAAATTATGGAGCATCTTtgaagtgacacacacacacactggacacagGAGGAGTGAGCTTCACACCCAAAACTGTGTATCATTTAAACCAGCTTCACCTAATGttttcaacctttttctttGACATCAAGCTTCTGTGCCACACCCAGATAGGCTTAATTGAATAATCAttattcctttgttttgttactTGTTTGCTAAATACTTTGTCATACAATTAATCCttcaatataaatgtatatttaggGCTAGAGTTTATCTCCTAATATTGGGCTCTTAGTGCTGATGTTGTTACAGTTTTGTGGTGCCTTAATGGCATTTTGGAGCTTTAACATTTGCCCAAATTGCAAAATGCATTTCTCACATTCACTGTGgctgttatgtttttaaaactgacCTGAAAACAAAGCTGCACAATAATGTCAAAGTCTCAGCAGACTAAAACTAACCTGTGGTGACGAATACTGGTGCACTTCCAgtagctgcttcacaataaaagctttgcAGTGCCTCAgtggaaacattttaatgtggtaTTAGCTATGTCATATTTATACATAGGGAAATTTTTTGATTTTCACAACTGTCGGTGAAGGTTACTTCACTAAACACGCAGTGAAAGTccatcaaattaaaaacattaccttcatggaaaatgtttgtgaatTAAGCATAGTGTACTGGAGAAGAGTTGTACAGCATGCATCACTAAGCCtgccagtggaaaaaaaaattagactTGGGAGAGTTCAAAATAAGGGGGGTGGCTTGTGGTGATGCCCGTAATACACAAGTTACTCGTGAGTCAGTGTGGATTGATACATTTGATCAAATGGTAGTTTATCTATTCTGTGAGTCAGGAAAGTGACATGTGttacacagtgacatcacaaatgcTTTCTATGTGTGTTGTGCTTTAggcagagcaaagagaaaagataTCAGAAACCTTTATTTAGTCTGTCACAATGGTTTAAAAGACTAGCTACGTTTGATCTCATAGGACATTCAACAGAGTAGAATAAAACTTCTTGATTACTATAGACAATACACTGGATGTATTCTTTATTCCATTACTGAATAAAATCCCCagcaaatacacagaaaatataataaaaataatgtaaaaaaaaaatcttgtgattaaaaaaacatgtatgaaaATCATCACATATCATAGCAGTGACAAAGTACCAATTATTAGTTAATGTTGTAAAGAGGGTGTGTAATCTGTTGTTTCATTCAGATCTACATGTATTCCTGTGTTACAGTGATGTGTTGTTTAGTGGACCAGCAGAAtaggaagaaaaggaaatcaCCCCTTAGTGTTCACACATTATTAACATATAACGCTAATATAATTAGCTGATTGACTGTATTTGTGGtaatatgttatttcattttgatgtaCCTACCAGCAGTGGTGTACTTGCAGCCACTGTTCCAACAGTTTGTTGACATGTCTACAGTTCGTTTCACCAAGTGGGAGATATTGTCGCTGTCAGAAATTCCCAATATCTCCAACTCGGAATTGCAATTCAGAGGCTGgcgtgaatgtttttttttttttaacctgacCTATGGTGGGAATCATGTGAGACCACCAACTATGTGTACCATTAAGAATGATAAAGGTGTAAGTGTTCCCACCCTAGCAGGTGCAACAGTGCTTACAGCGTTTGAGTGAGATGTCAGTCAAACAAAGACCCTACACACCCAGACAGTTCAGAGAAGATAATCGGGAACAGatttaagaagaaaacactTGTAGGTGTACCATGGGTGTGTAGGGTCTTGTCAGTGCTTTTCCAGTTTCCTGCATGACCACACACGTCTTGCCACTTGATTTTTCTCTAAAACACAGCTAAGACTGTCCTGCTTTGGCCCTGCCCAGACATGATCACTGTATCACaagtctgcatttttttttacctctacTGTGTGGATAAAATGGAAATGCACCTAGTCATGACACAGCTAAAGCATGCTATACAAGTCAAGGAGAAATGGGGTCGTAAATCTTCTGCTATGGGATGTGATCGAGTTTTGCAGAAGAGCCTGATGGATTTGATGACTAGTGGCAGACAGGGGGCGATGACTTTACATGTTGCAAATCAGGGCATCCTTTAGGTGGACTCTGGAGACTCTGGGAGAAAATTGAGGCCAAGGCAGCACTGACTAATCATGGCATTTTCGGTAGATGGCTTACTGGTCTAAATTTAGGGCCCTTTGAAAGGGACCTGGTAAGATATTGTACCAGCCGGGCCATGTTGGCTAAAATCTCACAATCAATATTTTGTCTGAATAGGAAATTTGGTAATGTTTCACTGCACAAATTATATAGATTGTCTTATGGTTTAAAATTAATTGACAATTTTTTGTAAAGCACACAAgctatttttctcttttttgtgttCCTTTTGCTTTGCATTAGTATCCATGTTTAAAATGAGTTCTGGTGTATACAAGCATGTTATTAAAACAAGTAGAAAgattttaagttaaaaaatgtaTCCTTAACATGTTTGCAAACTGAAAATTTTGACTGTCTATTTTCAGTTAGTGACATCGCTGTGTATGTCGTTTTGTTTTACAGGAAACTGCCTTGCTTGACCACAACAACTGGATTGCCTTGTACATGTGGTTCCCATGATGCTGGGGTTACAGGGAAATACTTCATCCTCCAAAGTGTATCGTTGTGTGGCTTGTTCAGCCACCTTCACTGGACTGGCCTCCTTGCTAGTACATCAGGCGACCCATGCAAGTGCACTCTCCAAGGGTTCTACTCCCACTCCACAGCCTAACATCAGCCCACATGAAACACTGTTTGCAAGTATGGACCCATCCAGTGAGCACCCCTGTCCACCAACACTTTTGCCTGAGAGCCCTTCGCcttctttttatatttgtgattGTGGAGAGGAATTTCAGGACTTCAGTCTTATGCTGGAACACAAGCGTTCACATATATCTCCAATTCAGCTACTGCAGCCTCTAGATAACAATATTGTTCTCTCAAGTGGAAAGGGATGTGATCAAGCTTTTCCCACCCAGCATGTATCATTTAATCCAACTGTAACCCAGCCAGGTTTGGTCCTTACTTGCCCCTCTACCTCAAGGTCCCCACCTGTCGACCTGCCAACATTAACAGATCATAAAACCAATGTAAACCTAGGGGATGGCATTGCCTTTGCAACCACTTCTCAAGGGCAATGTACACCCCCCCAGGataacagtgaaaaacaacGTAACAACATGTTGTCCACAGCAGAGCAAATACCAGAGACTGTAGAGGACATGCATTTCCAGGACAAAACTAATTCTGTTTTCAGCATTGAAAAGAATGACTCTATGCCCAAAAACAACTCCCTAATGAAGTTGCTGGCATCAGCGTACATGAAGCGCTTTTCACCTATTCAGTCTcagaatcaaaacaataacacagtTACCCCCAAACAAGAAGTTGTCCCTGTTAATATAACTTCAGTAGCAAAAACTGAGGTTTCCCCGATCAACGACCTCTCTATTGCACAGTTGAGGCGACTGCTTGCAAAACCTGGTATAAAGACAAAAGGTCCATCTATTGGCAGAATTCTTGAGTGCAGTAAGAAAAGAGTTGTCTCTTTGACCAAGACTTTCTCCCCTGTTGTGGTTCTTGAAACCCGTCAAAAGCTCATGGATCCAATGGGTAATGGTACGTATGGGACATATCAATGTGGCCGCTGTCGTAGGGTCTTTGAAAACTTGGACAAACTAACAGAGCATCATTTCTTGCACAAAAAAGAAAGGATTAAATGTTGTCGTCGCTGCAAACAGCTGATCATTGGGCGGCTACCTTTACGTGACAATCACGTATGCCCTCAGTTAGGAAACAAGAGCGTACAGCCATCAGGTTCGTTTAAGAACAAGTTACCATTTTCCCAAAAAATAATGGCATTCCATAGGCTCAACAACACGAAAAAGGTCTTCTTTTGTCCATTGTGCAAGCACAGCTACGCACGGAGGTGGAACCTTAAAATGCACAAGTGTCAGGGCACAGGCTCAGCCCTCTCTCAGCAAGCCAGTCCCCCCATTCAGAAAATGATCGTATTGAGATCAAATAGCACAgctaaaacagacacagatgttATAGCTGAATCTCAATTTTCTAAGAGTATTGGTGTAGGAACTGAAGTAACTGGTCGTATCAAGGTGGAAGTGACCTCTTCGAACTCAGACCAGTCTGCAGTTTCACAGTTGGCCTGGACTAATCCAGCAAAAAGTTTTTCACCATTCTACCCCAAACCTTCAATGATGGAGCAGCACAAGGATGCCTCTCTGAGTGGAATTTCACTCCAGcaaggagaggaaaacagctgGGATTCAACACCTGTTAATGATGAAGATAAAAATGAAGGGCAGTGGACAATGCCCTTGGATGATGAAATGGAGGTGCTGAGTTCTGCAGAGAAGGCCGGTGATGACAGAGAGGTGAAGACATCTGTGTCAGTTGGACATGTGGAGGCGACACCCGCTAGCTTGCGCTACTTTGTCAGAGATGGTGTAAAACGTTACCCTTGCAACAGGTGTCAGAAAACCTATAGTCGGGCATCTACTTTGAGGCGTCATCTCCGACTATGTGGGTTTAGGCCACGTTCACTTGGGACTGTAACACAGAGTGGTAGTCATGGTGCCATTCAACTGAATGCAAATAGCATGAAACcaatgtttgcttgttttgtctgtgggAAGACGTTTAATCGCAAAGATAACATGATGGTTCAcagtaaaaaatgtcagttgCAACGAACAATGGCAGATGTAGATAGAGGGACTGGACAGCAGAGTTTGTCAGGCAATACAACAGATTGTCAAACCAAGGAGGACGATGGAGGCAACTGGGGCATCATGTCACTGCCCTCTGTACTTCCAAGGAGGGTGACGTGTGAGTGTGGGGTTGGATTTACATCTCCAAGGCTTCTCCTGGAGCATCTGCAGAAACATGCTCAGGAATCCTACACATGTCCGACTTGTGGAGAGACTGTTAATTCTTGGGCAGACTATGAAGTTCATCTGCAGATTCATATGCATCCTCATCACCAGCTGCTGAAGGGACTGCAACCACAACGATCACAACCTCTATTACTTCGATTTCAGCAACAaccagctcagcagcagcagcagccgccccAGTCAGTGCATCAGCCTCCACAGAAACAACCACGGCCAGAGCAGTTTCCAAATCccacaaaaaagcagcagcggATTGTATGCACACGGTGTGGCAACACTTTTGCCACCCGCTGTTCCCTTCGAAGGCATATATCTTGGAATCGATGCAAAGGTGGACGGGTTACAAATCTACAGACAAATCCACTGAAAACCTACCACTGTTCTCACTGCAACTCTGACTTCCCAAACACAATCAGTCTTACATTTCACCAGAGGAGTGGTGCTTGCAAGCCTGCCATTAAGCCTGTGCGTTGCCCTGTTTGTCTTCGCTGGTTTAGCACTGTCGACGGTCTGCAGAAACACCtgcttacacacaaacagtctgaATCATATCGTTGTGATGTCTGTCAGGGAACATACCCAAACCTTAAATCACTCAAAAACCACTGCAGGAGGATTCATCGCATCATGGCTGGAGACATTAAGccacaaacacaagaacagCTGACTTCTCAATGAAACTAAAAAATGTGTAACATGGGGGTGGTGCATTAAGAACACAGCGCATCTTGTTATAGTTTGTTCCTTCCTTATTTGCCAGTTGAACTTTACCTGTTTTTTACTTTCAAGAAAACATTGTACAGCTGCATAAGGTGGTGTTTTTTAAGCAACTCTTAGGAGTGTGTCATAGTTGCTTGCCACTGTAAATCAAAAGCTTTGATATAGTATACATTTTAGCTCTGTCAAGTTAATGCCTATATTACATAACGCCATTAGCCTGTAAATGTTTGACTATTTGGTAACCAAACTTTGATCACAAAGGTTGTGATATAGCTCGTTGTTGTTCCTGGTGTTATTAAACTGCTATGTGAAACATGTACATTACATCTTTTTGTGTGATATGAGATCTTATATCTTCCTTAAAGTCTTTGAGGCAAAAGTGCAGGATTAACACAAGAaagggtttgttttttaataccATGTGTACAGAGCTATGTTTTAACATGAAAATTATGAGTGGTATCACAATGACCATGGTTTATATTTCTCCAATTTAGGAGAATAACTGCAGTTAATAAAGCCTAGAAGTGATAATTTTACAACTATCCATATCCTATTGTCCAACCCTTCAGATGGCTTCTAGTTTTTTAGGTATTTAGGCAGATGTAACATCTTTATTACTATGTAATTTTCTGTGTGCACAAGATTTTGTGTAGTTATTATTTACAGATGGATGTAATTTAGAACTACTTCACAACTCCAGTGTTCATTTTAGAATTAATTTGACATATTTCTAAGTTGTGAATGGGGCTTGAGCAAAATGATTAATGAAATCAAGACTGGATTACTAAGCAAACAGGTGCTGCAAAACTTTGGGGGTCCCAAAGACTCCAACATTACCTTGTCAAGTGATTTTTGCTATTTTATTGAAAATTTGGAATAATGCACCACTAAAGCAAATCAACTGATAGGATAAGGGCCTTAAAGTGGTTCCTGTTTAGTTATTTAGTTACTAAGGCTGTGTCTTAAAGCAAGTTCATGTGTCAAAACCCAGTTTTAAGAGCTACTTTATCTCATTTTTGTGCTTGCATGTTGCATATTTACCCAAATTGATGTATTAAATCAAATGACCACGGCCAGTCAGTATTCCTGCATAGTAAAACTGTACAAGTTGCATGGAGAGTATGAGGAACAGGGCTTAATTGCAGCCCCTAGCAGGTTAATCAAGCCATGGTCTTTTATAACATTTGTTGCCACACAAGTCTGTCATAAATGCAAATTAACAGTAAATATCCAAGGGGACCTAACATTACTTCAAAGTCGGATCTTAAGGAAACCTGAAgcaaaaaattttttattttattttttttataaacctTAGCGCTGTTGACTGATTTATACATTCACTGTAATAGCATCCCCTATTTATTGAATctaaagattaaataaaaattttgtACAATCAGTTTGTcatactgtcaaataaaaaataatagtcaTGTCAATTTGATCAAGGACTAGATATATAgtgccaaaatgtaaaatgtgcacCTAGAGGTGCTCTGAAACAtctgtgtttccatggcaaccgaGGCAATTGTCAATCTGCTGATGAGGACTGTGTTGAAAGCTTAAACAAGCACGACTAAATGGAGCTTGAGTTGAGaactgtctgttttcatgttcaagATTGAAGTGTCAGCTTTGTGTCGAGACTAAAATTCACCCACTGTAATAACATTAAAAGTGAACCAGGACCTCCACTCGATAGGTGTCAGTATGACGACGCAAGCCCTGACGTATCGCCGTAGAAATGCGCCATCcgcagaagaagagggaggtttttttttcgcTTTGGTGTGGCTAGTAGGCTAACTGCTACCTACTCGTTAAATGCCGGCAATTTGGCCCGATTCTG containing:
- the im:7147486 gene encoding zinc finger protein 628 isoform X1 gives rise to the protein MMLGLQGNTSSSKVYRCVACSATFTGLASLLVHQATHASALSKGSTPTPQPNISPHETLFASMDPSSEHPCPPTLLPESPSPSFYICDCGEEFQDFSLMLEHKRSHISPIQLLQPLDNNIVLSSGKGCDQAFPTQHVSFNPTVTQPGLVLTCPSTSRSPPVDLPTLTDHKTNVNLGDGIAFATTSQGQCTPPQDNSEKQRNNMLSTAEQIPETVEDMHFQDKTNSVFSIEKNDSMPKNNSLMKLLASAYMKRFSPIQSQNQNNNTVTPKQEVVPVNITSVAKTEVSPINDLSIAQLRRLLAKPGIKTKGPSIGRILECSKKRVVSLTKTFSPVVVLETRQKLMDPMGNGTYGTYQCGRCRRVFENLDKLTEHHFLHKKERIKCCRRCKQLIIGRLPLRDNHVCPQLGNKSVQPSGSFKNKLPFSQKIMAFHRLNNTKKVFFCPLCKHSYARRWNLKMHKCQGTGSALSQQASPPIQKMIVLRSNSTAKTDTDVIAESQFSKSIGVGTEVTGRIKVEVTSSNSDQSAVSQLAWTNPAKSFSPFYPKPSMMEQHKDASLSGISLQQGEENSWDSTPVNDEDKNEGQWTMPLDDEMEVLSSAEKAGDDREVKTSVSVGHVEATPASLRYFVRDGVKRYPCNRCQKTYSRASTLRRHLRLCGFRPRSLGTVTQSGSHGAIQLNANSMKPMFACFVCGKTFNRKDNMMVHSKKCQLQRTMADVDRGTGQQSLSGNTTDCQTKEDDGGNWGIMSLPSVLPRRVTCECGVGFTSPRLLLEHLQKHAQESYTCPTCGETVNSWADYEVHLQIHMHPHHQLLKGLQPQRSQPLLLRFQQQPAQQQQQPPQSVHQPPQKQPRPEQFPNPTKKQQRIVCTRCGNTFATRCSLRRHISWNRCKGGRVTNLQTNPLKTYHCSHCNSDFPNTISLTFHQRSGACKPAIKPVRCPVCLRWFSTVDGLQKHLLTHKQSESYRCDVCQGTYPNLKSLKNHCRRIHRIMAGDIKPQTQEQLTSQ